The Spirosoma oryzicola genome has a window encoding:
- a CDS encoding putative molybdenum carrier protein: MSFYPLERVISGGQTGIDQLGLEVARSLGIPTGGTAPKGYMTEDGPNQQLCDYGLIEHSSAKYPPRTRANVQQSDGTVLFGNLIGGTRQTLDFCVQERKPCCVNPNADQLRDWLVEYKIRTLNVAGNRMSGLSGEQLQQYRHVLTNALQQYAG, encoded by the coding sequence ATGAGCTTTTACCCGTTAGAACGCGTAATTTCTGGTGGACAAACTGGCATTGATCAGTTGGGTTTGGAGGTAGCCCGGTCATTGGGTATTCCAACGGGTGGTACTGCCCCCAAAGGCTATATGACTGAGGACGGACCCAACCAACAGCTATGCGATTATGGTTTGATCGAACACAGTTCAGCTAAGTACCCACCTCGCACCCGTGCTAACGTGCAGCAGTCAGATGGAACCGTACTATTTGGAAACCTAATCGGTGGTACAAGACAAACCCTTGATTTTTGCGTCCAAGAAAGAAAGCCTTGCTGCGTAAATCCAAATGCGGATCAGTTGCGAGATTGGTTAGTTGAATATAAAATTCGTACACTCAACGTTGCTGGAAATCGTATGAGCGGCTTGTCTGGTGAACAGCTTCAGCAGTACCGACACGTATTGACCAATGCGTTACAGCAATACGCCGGGTAA
- a CDS encoding FAD binding domain-containing protein: MNPFQYTRVSTPKAAITAYTQDNGTYFLAGGTNLIDLMKREVVIPERLVDINKLPLSTIEKTANGLRIGAMAKNSAVAEHDLVKKHFPLLSMALNAGASAQLRNMATVGGNMMQRTRCAYFYDPSMPCNKRSPVQAGPDKGQPNGPSGCGAIGGVNRMHAIFGGSSACIAVHPSDMCIALAALDATVNVSGPKGDRQIRFSEFHRLPGDKPQQDNTLQPGELIMSVDLPTNDFSDHSYYLKVRDRASYAFALVSVGVAVQMKRNTIQDVRLAMGGVAHKPWRLTAAESFLKSKPATEDTFKQAATLAMKDAKGYGENDFKLTLAPNSIIEALKSATKTA, encoded by the coding sequence ATGAATCCGTTTCAATACACGCGGGTATCGACCCCTAAAGCGGCTATAACAGCCTACACTCAGGACAACGGCACCTACTTTCTGGCAGGCGGCACCAATCTGATCGATTTGATGAAACGGGAGGTCGTGATTCCCGAACGGCTGGTGGATATCAATAAGTTGCCACTGTCAACGATCGAGAAGACAGCAAACGGTTTACGTATCGGAGCTATGGCTAAAAACTCAGCCGTAGCCGAGCATGATTTGGTGAAAAAGCATTTTCCGCTCTTGTCAATGGCACTTAACGCCGGTGCATCGGCTCAACTGCGTAACATGGCGACGGTAGGCGGAAACATGATGCAGCGAACCCGTTGCGCTTATTTCTACGATCCATCCATGCCCTGCAACAAGCGTAGCCCTGTACAGGCAGGACCCGATAAAGGGCAGCCCAATGGCCCATCGGGCTGCGGAGCCATCGGAGGGGTCAACCGGATGCACGCTATTTTTGGCGGCTCCTCAGCGTGTATCGCGGTACATCCCAGCGATATGTGCATTGCGCTAGCCGCCCTGGATGCGACGGTGAACGTATCCGGACCAAAGGGTGATCGCCAAATTCGGTTCAGCGAGTTTCATCGGCTACCCGGCGATAAGCCCCAGCAGGACAACACGTTGCAGCCCGGTGAGTTGATCATGTCGGTGGATTTGCCGACGAATGATTTTTCGGATCATTCGTATTACCTCAAAGTGCGCGACCGGGCTTCCTATGCTTTCGCTCTGGTGTCGGTGGGTGTAGCAGTTCAGATGAAGCGGAATACGATTCAGGACGTTCGGTTGGCTATGGGGGGAGTGGCTCACAAGCCCTGGCGACTAACTGCGGCTGAAAGCTTCCTGAAAAGTAAACCAGCAACAGAGGATACCTTTAAACAGGCGGCAACGCTAGCCATGAAGGATGCCAAAGGCTACGGGGAGAATGACTTCAAACTGACCTTAGCTCCCAACTCCATTATCGAAGCGCTTAAATCTGCCACTAAAACCGCCTGA
- a CDS encoding (2Fe-2S)-binding protein — translation MAKHEHIEDESENSNASRRIFLKQSSALAALAITPPAALTAVENGLDEKVAAAFEQMPLQVDINGNVHKLSIEPRVTLLDLLREQLHLTGTKKGCDHGQCGACTVHVDGARVNACLTLAMTTEGCKVTTIEGLSEGGHDATARLHPMQEAFIKHDGFQCGYCTPGQIMSAVACIREGHANSPEEIREYMSGNICRCGAYTNIVNAIIDVKQGGAKV, via the coding sequence ATGGCTAAGCATGAACACATTGAGGATGAGTCGGAGAATTCAAACGCATCCCGACGCATCTTTCTAAAGCAATCGTCTGCGTTGGCAGCTTTGGCCATAACGCCACCAGCCGCGCTGACAGCCGTAGAGAATGGACTCGATGAAAAAGTAGCCGCTGCTTTCGAGCAAATGCCACTTCAAGTGGATATTAACGGAAATGTTCACAAGCTATCCATTGAACCACGCGTTACGCTCCTGGACCTGTTGCGTGAACAACTTCACCTGACCGGGACCAAGAAAGGGTGCGACCACGGACAGTGCGGAGCCTGCACAGTACACGTCGATGGCGCAAGGGTTAACGCATGCCTGACATTGGCAATGACGACCGAAGGCTGTAAAGTGACAACAATCGAAGGGCTATCCGAAGGGGGACACGATGCAACCGCCCGGCTCCATCCCATGCAGGAAGCGTTCATCAAACACGACGGTTTTCAGTGTGGGTATTGTACGCCCGGTCAGATCATGTCGGCAGTGGCTTGCATCCGGGAAGGTCATGCCAATTCGCCGGAGGAAATTAGGGAATACATGAGCGGAAATATCTGCCGATGCGGGGCTTACACCAACATCGTTAATGCAATTATAGACGTCAAACAGGGAGGAGCCAAAGTATGA
- a CDS encoding T9SS type A sorting domain-containing protein: MKTLLNSLLVAFTFTLITVSASFAEANPGKRATSVATYKTGIYTNMAGKLNIALDKETTGAVDIKLKNTNGKVLFAQHLTKKEKAARLSLDMDQLPDGVYQLEISNGVDTSVQTVTLGTQQPSAPNRLVAIN; encoded by the coding sequence ATGAAAACGCTCCTTAACTCGCTGCTCGTTGCTTTCACTTTTACTCTGATTACCGTTTCCGCTTCTTTCGCCGAAGCGAATCCTGGCAAACGTGCGACATCGGTTGCCACTTACAAAACTGGTATCTACACCAACATGGCGGGCAAGCTCAACATTGCCCTGGACAAAGAAACAACAGGTGCGGTTGATATAAAGCTCAAAAACACAAACGGTAAAGTCTTGTTTGCGCAACACCTGACGAAGAAAGAAAAAGCAGCCCGCCTTAGTCTTGACATGGATCAGTTGCCAGACGGCGTTTACCAGTTGGAAATTTCAAACGGAGTAGACACATCTGTACAAACGGTCACGCTGGGTACTCAGCAACCAAGTGCTCCTAATCGCTTAGTAGCTATCAACTAA
- a CDS encoding NAD(P)-dependent alcohol dehydrogenase, giving the protein MIATKAYAAQTKDSDLAPWNFDRREVGPHDVQFDILYCGVCHSDLHQIKDEWGGSLFPMVPGHEIVGRVVAVGSQVSKFSVGDLAGTGCMVDSCRECESCQHGLEQYCLKGNSQTYNGLEQDKKTPTYGGYSNTIVVNEDFVLHVPERLDLAAAAPLLCAGITTYSPLRHWKVGPGHKLAVLGLGGLGHMGVKFGVALGAEVTVLSTSPNKEANAKELGAHNFVVTSDPAQLEKVTGYFDFILDTVSAEHDYGQYLSLLKVDGVHICVGAPPTPAAVQAFSLIIGRKSIAGSSIGGIAETQEMLDFCADKGIVSDIEMIDIKDIHQAYDRMVKGDVRYRFVIDMATL; this is encoded by the coding sequence ATGATTGCAACAAAAGCGTATGCAGCCCAGACTAAGGACTCGGACTTAGCACCCTGGAATTTTGACCGACGGGAAGTAGGCCCTCACGATGTTCAATTTGATATTCTTTACTGTGGAGTGTGCCATTCCGACCTGCACCAGATCAAAGATGAGTGGGGCGGTAGTCTATTCCCGATGGTTCCGGGCCACGAGATAGTAGGCCGGGTTGTTGCCGTCGGTTCTCAGGTTTCCAAATTCAGCGTGGGTGATCTGGCGGGTACAGGATGTATGGTTGACTCCTGCCGTGAGTGTGAGTCCTGCCAACATGGTTTAGAGCAATACTGTTTAAAAGGCAATAGTCAGACTTACAACGGGTTAGAGCAGGACAAGAAAACCCCGACCTATGGAGGCTATTCGAATACCATTGTCGTCAATGAAGATTTCGTCCTGCACGTACCGGAACGTTTAGACTTGGCGGCTGCCGCTCCCTTACTCTGCGCTGGAATCACTACTTACTCTCCGTTGCGTCACTGGAAAGTAGGTCCGGGGCACAAATTGGCAGTCTTAGGCTTAGGTGGTCTGGGACACATGGGGGTCAAATTCGGCGTTGCGTTAGGTGCAGAAGTAACCGTTCTGAGCACATCACCCAATAAAGAAGCCAATGCGAAAGAATTGGGTGCGCACAATTTTGTGGTGACAAGCGACCCGGCTCAGCTTGAAAAAGTAACCGGATACTTCGATTTTATTCTGGACACCGTTTCCGCCGAGCACGACTACGGACAATACCTTTCTTTGTTGAAAGTAGATGGTGTACACATCTGTGTGGGTGCTCCTCCAACGCCTGCGGCTGTTCAGGCATTTAGCCTTATAATTGGTCGCAAAAGCATTGCAGGATCAAGTATAGGCGGCATCGCTGAAACGCAGGAGATGTTGGATTTCTGCGCCGACAAAGGCATCGTGTCGGATATTGAAATGATTGACATCAAGGATATTCATCAGGCGTACGACCGGATGGTAAAGGGCGATGTACGTTACCGGTTTGTCATCGACATGGCTACGCTGTAA
- a CDS encoding AraC family transcriptional regulator → MADQPVRSVSEFNTELKLKGFNVFQIDSDSNATRIYSRKDFYKICLTTGKSIIHYADRSFEANDTVLFFGNPHVPYSWETISTTYVGYTCLFSEDFLTLSDRLESLQNSPLFKLSGTPILTISPQQREFLNTIFKKMIEEQQTTYSYKDELIRNYIQLIIHEALKLEPSQNFDNHKNAASRITSVFLELLERQFPIETIDRPLQLTTAKHYATNLNVHVNYLNRAVNEITGRSTTAHISERVLSEAKALLQHTDWNIADIAYALGFEYPSYFNNFFKKFTGTNPRSFRLAEV, encoded by the coding sequence GTGGCAGATCAACCAGTACGTTCGGTTTCGGAGTTTAATACCGAGCTAAAGCTCAAAGGCTTCAATGTTTTCCAGATAGACAGCGACAGCAACGCTACCCGCATCTACAGTCGGAAAGATTTCTACAAAATTTGCCTCACCACCGGCAAAAGTATAATCCATTATGCAGATAGAAGCTTTGAAGCCAACGATACAGTTCTGTTTTTCGGTAATCCGCATGTCCCTTACTCCTGGGAAACAATCTCAACTACGTATGTGGGTTATACCTGCCTTTTTTCAGAAGATTTTCTGACGCTCTCCGACCGATTAGAGAGTTTGCAAAATTCTCCATTGTTCAAATTAAGCGGCACACCGATCTTAACAATCAGCCCGCAGCAACGCGAGTTTCTGAACACGATCTTTAAAAAAATGATTGAGGAACAGCAAACGACTTATTCGTATAAAGATGAGCTGATTCGCAATTACATACAGCTGATTATTCACGAAGCGTTAAAGCTGGAACCATCCCAAAATTTTGATAATCACAAGAACGCGGCTTCCCGAATTACCTCTGTTTTTCTCGAACTGCTGGAACGGCAATTTCCCATCGAGACTATCGACCGGCCCTTGCAACTGACAACAGCCAAGCACTATGCCACGAACCTGAATGTTCATGTCAATTATCTGAACCGGGCTGTCAACGAAATAACAGGTAGGTCAACCACGGCTCATATTTCGGAACGAGTGCTTAGCGAAGCAAAAGCCTTACTACAGCATACCGATTGGAACATTGCTGATATTGCCTACGCATTGGGCTTTGAGTACCCGTCTTACTTCAACAACTTCTTTAAAAAGTTTACCGGCACCAATCCGCGTAGTTTTCGTCTGGCGGAGGTTTGA